The following are from one region of the Arthrobacter sp. TMP15 genome:
- a CDS encoding acyl-CoA dehydrogenase yields the protein MSNIVTPLSSAASNLDASVDVAALGEVLLGRWAEVRLAARELAGKPELHKVEGMTHTEHRKLVFEQMGILVQQNGVHRAFPTRLGGSDDHGGNVAGFEELVIADPSLQIKGGVQWGLFGSAVLHLGNEEHQNKWLPGIMNLQIPGCFAMTEIGHGSDVASIATTATYDEASEEFVINTPFRAAWKEYIGNAAVDGLAAVVFAQLITKGVNHGVHALYVELRDPASKEFLPGVQGRDDNIKGGLNGIDNGQLAFNHVRVPRTNLLNRYGDVAVDGTYSSPISSPGRRFFTMLGTLVQGRVSLNGAAVAASKVALKIAIQYATERRQFNAASDTEEVVLLDYQRHQRRLLPLLATTYAAAFAHEELLVKFDDVFSGAHDTDDDRQDLETLAAAFKSLTTWHALDTLQECREACGGAGFMVENRFTSLRADLDVYATFEGDNTVLLQLVAKRLLADYSKDFRNLDFGVLARFVAGHAADLTLNKTGLRQVGQFVADSGSAQKSARALKDEDTQRQLLADRVQSMVADIAGALKEAAKLPKAKGAAVFNENQNALIEAARAHAELLQWEAFTTALGRVDDAGTKRVLTRLRDLFGLGLIEKHLDWYLMNGRISMQRARTLAPYINRILAKLRPHALDLVDAFGYGPEHLRATIATGIERERQDEAHDYFRTLRASSDAPMDEKVLIQRAKASAKK from the coding sequence ATGAGCAATATAGTGACACCACTTTCTTCCGCCGCCAGCAACCTAGATGCGAGTGTTGACGTTGCCGCGCTTGGCGAAGTCCTCCTTGGCCGATGGGCAGAGGTCAGGTTGGCTGCCCGCGAGCTGGCCGGAAAGCCGGAACTGCATAAAGTTGAAGGAATGACCCACACCGAACACCGGAAACTGGTGTTTGAGCAGATGGGCATTCTGGTGCAGCAGAACGGGGTGCACCGTGCATTTCCCACTCGTTTGGGCGGCAGTGACGACCACGGCGGCAACGTAGCCGGCTTTGAAGAACTCGTCATTGCAGATCCATCCCTTCAGATCAAAGGCGGTGTGCAGTGGGGACTGTTCGGCTCGGCCGTGTTGCACTTGGGGAACGAAGAGCACCAAAATAAATGGCTCCCCGGGATTATGAATCTTCAAATCCCCGGGTGTTTTGCAATGACAGAGATTGGCCACGGCTCCGATGTGGCGTCAATTGCCACCACCGCTACCTACGATGAGGCCTCCGAAGAGTTCGTCATCAACACCCCGTTCCGAGCCGCCTGGAAAGAGTACATTGGCAACGCAGCCGTGGATGGGCTGGCAGCCGTGGTATTCGCTCAACTCATCACCAAGGGCGTGAACCATGGAGTGCATGCACTCTATGTTGAATTGCGAGATCCTGCATCCAAAGAATTCCTCCCCGGGGTACAGGGCCGTGATGACAACATCAAGGGTGGACTCAACGGCATTGATAACGGGCAGCTGGCGTTTAATCACGTTCGGGTCCCCCGCACAAATCTGCTGAACCGATACGGTGATGTAGCTGTCGATGGAACGTACAGTTCACCGATCTCCAGCCCCGGACGTCGATTCTTCACTATGCTTGGCACCCTCGTGCAGGGGCGCGTCTCCTTGAACGGGGCCGCAGTTGCGGCGTCGAAGGTGGCCTTGAAGATTGCTATCCAATACGCCACTGAGCGCCGCCAATTCAACGCCGCCTCAGATACCGAGGAAGTCGTTTTGCTGGACTACCAACGTCACCAGCGCAGGTTGCTTCCGTTGTTGGCTACCACTTATGCAGCCGCCTTCGCCCACGAAGAACTACTGGTGAAGTTCGACGACGTGTTCTCCGGCGCCCACGACACCGACGACGATCGTCAGGATCTGGAAACGCTCGCAGCAGCGTTCAAGTCCCTCACTACTTGGCATGCACTGGATACGTTGCAGGAATGCCGGGAGGCTTGTGGTGGTGCTGGCTTCATGGTGGAGAACCGTTTCACTTCGCTGCGTGCCGACCTTGATGTGTACGCAACTTTCGAAGGTGACAATACTGTCCTGCTCCAGCTAGTAGCCAAGCGTCTACTTGCCGACTATTCCAAGGATTTCCGCAACCTTGATTTTGGTGTCTTGGCACGGTTCGTGGCAGGACATGCCGCCGACCTCACACTGAACAAGACGGGGCTGCGGCAGGTAGGCCAGTTCGTTGCTGACAGTGGCTCAGCGCAGAAGTCTGCAAGAGCTCTGAAGGATGAAGACACTCAACGGCAGTTGCTTGCGGATCGCGTCCAGAGCATGGTTGCCGATATTGCTGGGGCTTTAAAAGAGGCCGCGAAGCTTCCTAAGGCGAAGGGTGCAGCGGTATTCAACGAGAATCAGAATGCCCTGATCGAGGCAGCACGTGCCCATGCCGAGCTTCTGCAGTGGGAGGCGTTCACTACTGCACTGGGCCGTGTTGACGACGCCGGAACCAAGCGGGTCCTGACACGTCTGCGTGATCTATTCGGACTGGGTCTGATCGAGAAACATCTCGACTGGTACCTGATGAACGGGCGTATTTCCATGCAACGTGCACGCACTTTGGCACCATACATCAACCGTATTTTGGCCAAGCTCCGACCTCACGCATTGGATCTGGTAGATGCCTTTGGTTACGGCCCCGAGCATCTGAGAGCAACGATTGCCACGGGCATTGAGCGTGAGCGCCAAGATGAGGCACATGACTACTTCCGCACGCTACGTGCCAGCTCTGATGCACCCATGGATGAGAAGGTGCTCATACAGAGGGCTAAAGCTTCTGCCAAGAAGTAG
- a CDS encoding DUF6318 family protein, protein MSARHSETTHNNIGNPAFWSIHRRLTTRAMAIFISTLLTLSACSSTPNVPAPSETENSGIASAGATTSKAAPPPTVEAAYMPATADGPAQNVPIPVLPDKAKEFSKDGLIAFAEYWYSTLGYAFETGDPDPMMAVSGPDCKTCAAMSQTVVAGHAGGKWIVGGKIIIDPPHTSFVLTPKDNYQATTLARQERVQYFNADKSLSIDRGVTRAQGDILVGLYQEGQWIALTVEHLGGSKGS, encoded by the coding sequence ATGAGTGCGCGCCACAGTGAAACGACACACAATAACATTGGTAATCCGGCATTTTGGAGTATCCATCGACGACTAACGACTCGTGCCATGGCCATCTTCATTTCTACGCTGCTAACTCTCAGTGCGTGCTCATCTACACCCAACGTCCCTGCACCATCGGAGACAGAAAATTCGGGGATAGCCAGCGCTGGAGCTACGACCAGTAAGGCTGCCCCGCCGCCGACCGTTGAAGCTGCCTATATGCCAGCAACTGCTGATGGGCCAGCCCAAAACGTTCCAATCCCCGTCCTACCTGATAAGGCCAAAGAATTCAGCAAAGACGGGCTCATCGCATTCGCTGAATACTGGTACAGCACGCTAGGTTACGCTTTTGAAACGGGAGATCCGGACCCCATGATGGCCGTGAGCGGACCGGACTGTAAGACCTGCGCGGCAATGAGCCAGACTGTTGTGGCTGGTCATGCAGGGGGTAAATGGATTGTAGGTGGAAAGATAATTATCGATCCGCCGCACACTTCCTTTGTGCTGACACCTAAGGACAATTACCAGGCGACGACTCTGGCGCGTCAAGAGCGTGTGCAATACTTCAACGCGGACAAATCGCTGTCAATCGATCGCGGCGTAACAAGGGCCCAAGGAGATATTCTTGTTGGGCTTTATCAAGAGGGACAGTGGATAGCGCTAACTGTGGAACACCTTGGTGGGAGCAAGGGCTCATGA
- the glgA gene encoding glycogen synthase — protein MRIDIVTKEFPPEIYGGAGVHVAELSRVLAAKVDLHIHAFGHLREPDFHGAVVASYGNLPELADANPAVQTLGVDLQIVGAIDGSDLVHSHTWYANMAGHISALMHGIPHVLSAHSLEPLRPWKAEQLGGGYAISSWVEKTAYEGAAAIIAVSDGMRQDILRSYPDVDPAKVRVIHNGIDVAAWQRDEKDDLVRGLGIDPERPSVVWVGRVTRQKGLPYLLKAAAALPPEVQLVLCTGAADTPALGAEVNELIAGLRAQRDGVIVIERMLPRAELIQVLSHATVFACPSIYEPLGIVNLEAMACGAAVVASATGGIPEVVAHGESGLLVPLAQVGDGTGTPLDPDKFVADFAAAMIEVVNDPNRAREMGQRGRQRATEHFSWESIVEQTLEVYKSVLPQD, from the coding sequence GTGCGTATAGACATTGTGACAAAGGAATTTCCGCCGGAGATCTATGGAGGTGCCGGTGTACATGTTGCTGAGCTCAGCCGGGTCCTCGCTGCAAAAGTTGATTTGCATATTCATGCTTTTGGTCATCTGCGAGAGCCGGACTTCCATGGGGCAGTAGTTGCATCCTATGGCAACCTCCCTGAACTCGCCGATGCGAACCCAGCCGTCCAAACACTTGGTGTGGACTTGCAAATCGTTGGCGCGATTGACGGGTCCGATCTTGTGCACTCTCACACTTGGTACGCCAATATGGCTGGTCATATTTCTGCCTTGATGCACGGGATTCCGCACGTACTCAGCGCCCATAGCTTGGAACCCCTGCGGCCATGGAAAGCTGAGCAGCTTGGTGGCGGCTATGCCATTTCGTCGTGGGTTGAGAAGACGGCGTACGAGGGTGCTGCAGCGATTATTGCCGTATCCGATGGCATGCGCCAAGACATCTTGCGCAGTTATCCCGATGTGGATCCTGCAAAAGTAAGGGTCATTCACAATGGCATCGACGTTGCAGCGTGGCAGCGTGATGAGAAGGATGACCTTGTTCGTGGCCTTGGAATTGATCCCGAACGTCCCAGCGTTGTTTGGGTAGGTAGAGTTACGCGCCAAAAGGGATTGCCGTACTTACTAAAGGCCGCTGCTGCGCTGCCGCCAGAAGTTCAGCTGGTGCTCTGTACAGGGGCTGCAGACACTCCGGCACTAGGCGCTGAGGTGAATGAGCTCATTGCAGGTTTGAGGGCACAGCGCGATGGCGTGATTGTCATTGAACGCATGCTGCCTCGCGCTGAACTAATCCAGGTCTTAAGTCATGCAACCGTATTTGCCTGCCCTTCAATTTATGAGCCACTTGGCATTGTTAATCTGGAGGCCATGGCTTGCGGCGCCGCAGTTGTTGCTAGCGCAACCGGGGGCATCCCTGAGGTTGTAGCCCATGGTGAGAGCGGGCTGCTTGTTCCGTTGGCGCAGGTAGGGGATGGGACGGGGACACCGCTGGATCCGGATAAGTTTGTCGCCGACTTTGCCGCAGCCATGATTGAAGTGGTGAATGACCCCAACCGTGCACGAGAAATGGGTCAAAGAGGTCGCCAGCGCGCAACGGAACATTTCTCGTGGGAATCGATCGTGGAGCAAACATTGGAAGTTTATAAGAGCGTGCTTCCGCAAGACTGA
- a CDS encoding SDR family oxidoreductase gives MTAPDLSPEEIQNCLKVLENIHVYDEEHPDYVLVRRATGKMFKAVKRYRRTVKRDAVNDADKAVIAKTATAAPDRIDDETRGNKLRPSTTGDTAGTLKRPRPCYICKQHYTQVDAFYHQLCPDCAAFNHSKRDARTDLRGKRALLTGGRAKIGMYIALRLLRDGAHTTITTRFPKDAARRFAAMEDSGEWLHRLRIVGIDLRDPTQVVALADSLNEAGPLEIIINNAAQTVRRSGNAYAPLVDAELEELPTDTPMPELVTFGHAHDKHPLALATQMMEQPKLGGDEIAALALSMGAASLERIEAGTAIDAGGLVPDKAEINSWTQVIDQVDPLEMLEVQLCNVTAPFLLVSRLRPAMKASTAHRKYIVNVSAMEGQFSRAYKGPGHPHTNMAKAALNMLTRTSSKEMLEADGILMTAVDTGWITDERPHYTKVRLAEEGFHAPLDLVDGAARVYDPIVMGESGEDQYGVFLKDYKVSPW, from the coding sequence GTGACTGCACCTGACTTAAGCCCCGAAGAGATCCAAAATTGTTTGAAAGTTTTGGAGAATATCCATGTCTATGACGAAGAACATCCGGACTATGTACTGGTTCGCCGGGCCACAGGAAAGATGTTCAAGGCAGTCAAACGATACCGCCGCACCGTGAAACGTGATGCTGTCAATGATGCAGACAAGGCAGTTATTGCTAAAACTGCCACGGCAGCACCTGACCGCATAGACGATGAAACTCGGGGCAATAAGCTCAGGCCCTCCACTACAGGAGATACGGCGGGGACACTAAAACGTCCCCGCCCGTGCTACATCTGTAAGCAGCACTACACACAGGTGGACGCGTTCTACCATCAGCTGTGCCCCGATTGTGCTGCATTCAATCATTCCAAACGTGACGCACGTACTGACCTTCGCGGCAAGAGGGCTCTTTTGACAGGCGGCCGTGCCAAAATTGGCATGTACATTGCCCTGCGGCTTCTACGCGATGGCGCCCACACCACGATCACCACACGCTTCCCCAAGGATGCAGCACGTCGTTTTGCGGCCATGGAAGACAGTGGCGAATGGCTCCACCGGCTTCGGATCGTAGGAATTGACCTGCGGGACCCCACTCAGGTGGTGGCCTTGGCGGACTCACTGAACGAGGCCGGCCCCCTAGAAATCATCATCAACAATGCTGCACAGACAGTACGCCGTTCAGGAAACGCCTACGCTCCCCTAGTCGATGCCGAACTTGAAGAGCTCCCGACGGACACGCCCATGCCAGAACTGGTCACGTTCGGTCACGCACACGACAAACACCCCTTGGCACTGGCCACCCAGATGATGGAACAACCTAAACTTGGTGGCGATGAAATTGCGGCACTAGCACTCTCGATGGGTGCGGCGTCGTTAGAACGTATTGAGGCAGGCACAGCTATTGATGCTGGCGGACTGGTACCGGATAAGGCTGAGATCAACAGCTGGACTCAAGTGATTGACCAAGTTGACCCGCTGGAAATGCTAGAAGTTCAACTCTGTAATGTCACAGCGCCGTTTCTTCTGGTTTCCAGGCTGCGTCCGGCCATGAAAGCCTCCACCGCCCACCGAAAATATATTGTGAATGTTTCGGCGATGGAGGGACAATTCTCCCGCGCCTACAAAGGACCTGGTCACCCCCACACAAACATGGCAAAGGCTGCATTGAACATGCTCACCCGGACTAGTTCCAAGGAGATGCTAGAAGCCGACGGAATCCTCATGACAGCTGTTGATACAGGCTGGATCACCGACGAGAGGCCCCACTACACAAAGGTGCGCCTGGCTGAGGAAGGCTTCCACGCTCCTTTGGACTTGGTTGACGGGGCTGCTCGTGTTTACGACCCCATTGTGATGGGCGAGTCTGGTGAAGACCAATACGGTGTCTTCCTCAAGGATTACAAGGTCAGCCCATGGTAA
- the glgC gene encoding glucose-1-phosphate adenylyltransferase: MSVKKVLAIVLAGGEGKRLMPLTADRAKPAVPFAGFRLVDFALSNLANSGYFKIVVLTQYKSHSLDRHVSETWRMSTQLGNYVASVPAQQRRGKSWFLGSANAIYQSMNLIGDAEPDIVVVVGADHVYRMDFEQMVESHINSGARATVAAVRQPLDMADQFGVIEVDGGEVPGAIGAHKISAFVEKPESTPGLEDAPDQFLASMGNYVFDTDALVEALEHDAVKENTKNDMGGDIIPYFVERGEAFVYDFSTNDIPDATDRDRNYWRDVGTIDSYYDAHMDLISPLPIFNLYNRAWPIFTRNTTSPPAKFVRGAHNSVGTALDSIVAPGVVVSGGVVENSVLSNDVYVATGARVQDSVLMDKVTIGAGAVVRRAIIDKNVKIPAGAAIGLDHDLDRSRGFAVTESGITVLSKGQLVPNPDATELALSRTAAAELPEALVLAVGLDQVAQETMDLVVENQISAIGSATSGEEAKIIG, from the coding sequence ATGTCAGTCAAGAAAGTTCTGGCGATCGTACTAGCAGGCGGTGAGGGTAAACGTCTGATGCCCTTGACAGCAGACCGTGCTAAACCAGCCGTACCCTTTGCGGGTTTTCGATTGGTTGATTTTGCTTTATCAAATCTTGCGAATTCAGGTTATTTCAAGATAGTGGTGTTGACGCAATATAAGTCACACAGTTTGGATCGACACGTCTCTGAAACGTGGCGTATGTCTACGCAGTTGGGCAACTATGTTGCCTCAGTACCGGCGCAACAAAGGCGTGGCAAGAGCTGGTTTCTAGGCAGCGCCAACGCCATTTACCAGTCAATGAACCTCATTGGCGACGCTGAACCCGACATCGTTGTTGTGGTGGGCGCCGATCATGTGTACCGCATGGACTTTGAACAAATGGTTGAAAGCCACATCAATTCAGGTGCCCGGGCCACTGTTGCTGCCGTACGTCAACCCCTGGATATGGCCGATCAATTTGGTGTCATCGAGGTTGATGGCGGTGAAGTTCCTGGCGCCATTGGTGCGCATAAGATTTCGGCGTTTGTGGAGAAACCGGAGTCAACTCCCGGACTTGAGGACGCACCCGATCAGTTCCTAGCTTCCATGGGAAACTACGTTTTTGACACGGACGCGCTTGTCGAAGCATTGGAGCACGACGCCGTCAAAGAAAATACGAAGAACGACATGGGCGGGGACATTATTCCGTACTTCGTAGAACGTGGCGAAGCCTTCGTTTATGACTTCTCCACTAACGACATCCCTGATGCCACGGACAGAGACCGCAACTACTGGCGGGACGTCGGCACCATTGACTCCTACTATGACGCACATATGGACCTGATCTCCCCGTTGCCAATCTTCAACTTGTACAACAGGGCCTGGCCCATCTTCACGCGCAACACGACATCGCCGCCAGCCAAGTTCGTTCGGGGCGCTCATAATTCCGTGGGCACTGCATTAGATTCCATCGTGGCGCCTGGCGTTGTAGTATCCGGCGGAGTGGTTGAGAACTCGGTACTCTCCAACGACGTTTACGTTGCCACGGGCGCCCGTGTCCAAGATTCAGTCCTCATGGACAAAGTCACTATTGGGGCTGGTGCCGTAGTGCGCCGTGCGATCATTGACAAAAACGTCAAGATTCCTGCTGGAGCGGCTATTGGTCTGGACCATGACCTTGATAGATCCCGCGGATTTGCGGTCACTGAATCGGGGATCACAGTTCTGAGTAAAGGCCAACTTGTCCCGAATCCCGATGCTACGGAGCTCGCGTTATCACGGACTGCGGCTGCGGAACTACCCGAAGCTCTGGTCTTGGCCGTAGGGCTTGATCAGGTGGCACAGGAGACCATGGATCTGGTGGTGGAGAACCAGATATCCGCAATTGGGTCTGCGACATCCGGTGAAGAGGCTAAAATCATTGGGTGA
- a CDS encoding TetR/AcrR family transcriptional regulator, with protein sequence MLQQDPATPSSSRGPERSSSAPVSASSETGNKRREGQADTATAIDGRSARWESHREERRRDLIKATRRAIHRLGPDASMEDIATNAGTSKSVFYRYFGDKSRLRRAVGTVVIRQMQDTISAARQGATAPREGVTAMIAAYLNMAATSPNVYFFATIQADGDPNQSGELSGFFDSVTAMITEPLRHLMDDPDSPLLGYWPTAAIGLIRTTGELWLQTAVDPSKPDSHAMAEQISTWLFDGVGQLVSPTSAPAIEAASESEPESAASVTAASVTTASVTTAEGKS encoded by the coding sequence ATGTTGCAGCAAGATCCGGCTACGCCGTCATCTTCCCGAGGGCCCGAGCGGAGCAGCTCCGCACCTGTATCTGCCTCAAGTGAAACTGGAAATAAACGACGTGAGGGGCAAGCAGACACCGCCACGGCTATTGATGGACGCTCGGCGAGATGGGAATCGCACCGTGAGGAACGCCGTCGTGACTTGATCAAAGCGACCCGGCGGGCTATTCACCGTTTGGGACCGGACGCCTCCATGGAAGACATTGCCACTAACGCAGGAACGTCAAAATCGGTTTTTTATCGCTATTTTGGTGACAAGTCCAGACTTAGAAGAGCTGTCGGAACTGTGGTTATTAGGCAAATGCAGGACACCATCTCTGCAGCACGGCAGGGGGCAACTGCGCCAAGGGAAGGCGTGACAGCCATGATCGCCGCCTACTTGAATATGGCGGCAACCTCACCGAACGTTTATTTTTTCGCCACAATCCAAGCCGATGGTGATCCCAACCAGTCGGGTGAATTGAGCGGATTTTTCGACTCCGTAACAGCAATGATCACGGAGCCGCTGCGTCACCTCATGGATGACCCCGACTCGCCATTGCTGGGTTATTGGCCCACAGCCGCTATCGGTCTAATCCGCACTACTGGTGAATTGTGGCTTCAAACTGCAGTTGACCCGAGTAAACCAGATTCACACGCCATGGCTGAGCAGATATCAACGTGGCTTTTCGACGGCGTGGGGCAGTTGGTCTCCCCCACGTCAGCTCCTGCAATAGAAGCAGCTTCAGAGTCCGAACCAGAATCAGCAGCGTCAGTAACAGCAGCGTCAGTAACAACAGCGTCAGTAACAACAGCAGAAGGAAAATCATGA
- a CDS encoding DUF222 domain-containing protein yields the protein MGTTARTTIDSLSNSGLKQVGEHVHQLLALAGALVRATTNATTSEPESASTSDLSSPGSTEPTAGEPFGLELSQLTDKECVKWAQDLEKLLRFGQALVVQTTAELSQRVDAGRYATTGVRGAVDMLMQTLTISAFEARRRIRLAEVLLPVMDTVTAKIAPTEQPKLGEAFFRGDVSQEQALLISKYVEEASRLAENGRISQEKCDSVQEDLVQTAKNEGPDFLRQVGNHMMSLLDPDGQKPSHADLVAKQGIYFRKPRRGLIAIGGHLTIAQYEQIMVILDRFANPNKRSDINATVPVGPLNPVQLDPVQLNPGPLEQLRQSVPPSPSRSQTSHDAEPGSFESDTLGSDHVRGACHKPFIPESATPTSQEAANFTRLKLACQVGKNTGAPVGTDFDAHAGGDDAEAGGGDAEADRHETGCGDPPCQDAYSESPDASQWRMDADDSGRLGSAAENFVQNHTEDSVQNHWVVNGVRIPFPDSGEELEGGDPIDPESTDPAVKDDRTRAQKLPDGLLDCLKLAARTDKLPLNGGLKAQLIISTRQEDLDRHDGTGTAFTQYSGPVPLALFDQSLCDPEIIRLGRGEGQEVLNVGRNQRLFTAAQRKILFARDLGCCFPDCTIPAPWAEAHHIIPWHDGGETNIDNAALLCGYHHTLVHQSDWTMKLLNGIPLFTAPYLLDPMGTQRRNRYHHGIESR from the coding sequence ATGGGAACAACAGCAAGGACTACGATCGATTCGTTGTCCAATTCGGGTCTGAAGCAGGTTGGCGAGCATGTGCACCAACTCCTCGCACTTGCCGGAGCGTTGGTACGTGCCACCACTAATGCCACTACTAGCGAGCCTGAGAGCGCTTCAACTTCAGACCTGTCTTCTCCAGGGTCTACGGAGCCAACTGCCGGAGAACCGTTCGGTCTGGAACTCAGTCAACTCACTGATAAGGAGTGTGTTAAGTGGGCGCAAGACTTGGAAAAGCTACTTCGTTTTGGGCAGGCACTAGTCGTCCAGACCACGGCCGAACTCTCCCAGCGAGTTGACGCCGGTAGATACGCCACCACAGGCGTTCGGGGAGCTGTGGACATGTTGATGCAAACTTTGACGATCAGTGCGTTTGAAGCCCGCCGTCGAATCCGATTGGCTGAGGTCCTCCTACCAGTTATGGATACTGTGACCGCTAAGATCGCACCGACTGAACAACCAAAGCTTGGCGAAGCGTTTTTCAGAGGAGATGTCTCTCAAGAACAGGCGCTATTGATCTCAAAGTATGTCGAAGAAGCCAGCCGACTCGCGGAGAATGGACGTATCAGTCAAGAAAAGTGCGACAGCGTTCAGGAGGACTTGGTTCAAACAGCTAAGAATGAGGGCCCGGACTTCCTGCGACAGGTAGGCAACCACATGATGAGCCTGTTGGATCCGGACGGCCAGAAACCCAGCCACGCGGATTTAGTGGCTAAACAAGGTATCTACTTCCGTAAGCCTCGGCGTGGACTCATAGCGATTGGTGGTCACCTGACAATCGCGCAGTATGAACAGATCATGGTGATTTTGGATCGCTTTGCCAACCCGAATAAGCGCTCTGATATCAACGCCACCGTTCCAGTAGGGCCGCTGAACCCAGTGCAGTTGGACCCAGTGCAGTTGAACCCAGGGCCGCTGGAGCAACTACGGCAATCTGTTCCACCTAGTCCGTCTCGATCCCAAACTTCTCATGATGCAGAGCCGGGAAGTTTCGAAAGTGACACCTTAGGCTCTGATCACGTCAGGGGCGCCTGCCATAAACCCTTTATTCCTGAGTCGGCGACCCCAACAAGCCAAGAGGCCGCGAATTTCACTCGTCTCAAGTTAGCGTGTCAGGTCGGCAAAAATACTGGCGCTCCTGTGGGTACTGACTTTGACGCTCACGCTGGCGGAGATGACGCGGAAGCTGGCGGTGGTGACGCGGAAGCTGACAGACACGAGACTGGCTGTGGCGACCCACCCTGCCAAGATGCTTATTCGGAATCCCCTGATGCATCACAGTGGCGCATGGATGCCGATGATAGTGGTCGGTTGGGTTCGGCAGCAGAGAACTTTGTCCAAAACCATACAGAGGACTCTGTCCAAAACCATTGGGTGGTTAATGGGGTTCGAATCCCCTTCCCAGATTCAGGTGAAGAGCTGGAGGGAGGCGACCCAATCGATCCAGAGAGTACTGACCCTGCCGTCAAGGACGATAGAACTCGAGCACAGAAACTTCCTGACGGACTACTGGATTGTTTGAAACTAGCCGCCCGCACGGACAAACTGCCTCTGAACGGTGGGCTGAAGGCACAGTTGATTATTTCCACCCGGCAGGAAGACCTTGACCGACATGACGGAACCGGGACGGCATTCACGCAGTACAGCGGTCCTGTGCCACTGGCGTTATTCGACCAGTCGTTATGTGACCCAGAAATAATCCGTTTGGGCCGGGGAGAGGGTCAAGAGGTTCTCAATGTCGGACGGAATCAGCGCCTATTTACAGCCGCACAGCGCAAAATCCTGTTTGCGCGTGATCTCGGGTGTTGCTTCCCCGATTGCACCATCCCGGCACCTTGGGCGGAAGCGCACCACATCATTCCTTGGCACGATGGAGGCGAAACCAACATTGACAATGCGGCGCTCCTTTGCGGTTATCACCATACCCTTGTCCACCAAAGTGACTGGACTATGAAACTGCTTAACGGCATCCCGCTCTTCACAGCCCCTTACCTGCTCGACCCCATGGGAACGCAGCGCCGCAACCGCTATCACCACGGCATTGAAAGTAGATAA